A single genomic interval of Acidovorax sp. 1608163 harbors:
- the glcE gene encoding glycolate oxidase subunit GlcE encodes MQAMDQALAQMIERVRAAAADHTPLRIRGGGSKDFHGRALQGEVLDTRVLSGITSYEPSELVVTARAGTPLAELEAALADKGQCLPFEPPHFAPGATVGGMVAAGLSGPARASVGAVRDYVLGVGLINGRAEALTFGGQVMKNVAGYDVSRLMAGAWGTLGLLTEVSLKVLPVAPAEATLRFECNQADALRKLHAWGGQPLPLNASCWLHDTVMDAGVGTLYVRLRGAVAAVEAACKTMGGTRLDNGATAPDWAACRDHTLPWFAARAQQPGHALWRLSLPATAPVLTLPAAAQPLVEWHGALRWVQAPAHAGEALCAAAQAAGGNATVFVAASADSSSASGQFDPKSAALAQIHARLKQAFDPAGIFNPGRLAADW; translated from the coding sequence GCCCAGATGATCGAGCGCGTGCGCGCCGCTGCCGCAGACCACACCCCTTTGCGCATCCGGGGTGGGGGCAGCAAAGACTTCCATGGCCGTGCGCTGCAGGGCGAGGTGCTCGATACCCGTGTCCTCTCAGGCATCACCAGCTACGAGCCGAGCGAGCTGGTGGTGACCGCCCGCGCAGGCACCCCCCTGGCCGAGCTGGAAGCCGCTCTGGCCGACAAAGGCCAGTGCCTGCCCTTTGAACCCCCGCACTTTGCCCCTGGCGCCACCGTGGGCGGCATGGTGGCTGCGGGCTTGTCAGGGCCCGCACGGGCCAGCGTGGGCGCGGTGCGCGACTATGTGCTGGGCGTGGGCCTCATCAACGGGCGGGCCGAGGCGCTCACCTTTGGCGGGCAGGTGATGAAGAACGTGGCGGGGTACGACGTTTCGCGCCTCATGGCGGGCGCCTGGGGCACGTTGGGGCTGCTGACGGAGGTCAGCCTCAAGGTGCTGCCGGTGGCCCCGGCCGAGGCCACGCTGCGCTTTGAATGCAACCAGGCCGACGCCTTGCGCAAACTGCACGCCTGGGGCGGTCAGCCCCTGCCGCTGAACGCCAGCTGCTGGCTACACGACACGGTGATGGACGCAGGCGTAGGCACCCTGTATGTTCGCCTGCGCGGCGCAGTGGCGGCGGTGGAGGCTGCGTGCAAAACCATGGGCGGCACGCGGCTGGACAACGGCGCCACCGCACCAGACTGGGCTGCCTGCCGCGACCACACCCTGCCCTGGTTTGCCGCACGCGCCCAGCAGCCCGGCCACGCGCTGTGGCGTCTGTCGCTGCCCGCCACCGCGCCGGTGCTGACGCTGCCCGCTGCCGCCCAACCGCTGGTGGAATGGCACGGCGCGCTGCGCTGGGTGCAGGCACCGGCCCATGCGGGCGAGGCCCTGTGCGCCGCCGCCCAGGCGGCAGGTGGTAATGCTACTGTTTTTGTAGCTGCTAGCGCTGATTCATCAAGCGCTAGCGGCCAGTTTGATCCAAAGTCTGCTGCGCTGGCGCAGATCCATGCCCGCCTCAAGCAGGCGTTTGACCCTGCGGGCATCTTCAACCCCGGCCGCCTGGCCGCCGACTGGTAA